In Geotalea uraniireducens, one genomic interval encodes:
- a CDS encoding fused MFS/spermidine synthase — MRKQLSIIIYALFFFSGAASLIYQIVWVRSLTLVFGGSHLAVTAVLTIFMGGLALGGYLFGKYADRVRKPLELYGFLELWIATFALGFYFLMEHYPALYVALARGHDNDPAYLFAIRLAFTVVAIIIPTTLMGGTLPILSTVLARQPREMRQHLSSLYGFNTLGAVAGAAAAGFFLIRLYTLSMTLFSATTINILIGLFCILYPEEFTDEADEPAVPDAEVPPAAVAGGVRPPLLAYRLVVWGIGISGFCALGYEVLWTRVLSMVSGANVYAFTIILVAFLTGIALGSESYALVPRLLRLKPEPVTTTIVGFGTTQVIIGVAALVVTATMAGLPGQTLYLQRLFGSGREFFSTQVLSGSVLAFFYLVVPAFFMGLAFPLAGRVNAEYKRVIGRAVGEVLAYNTIGAILGAAGSGFGMIYLFGIERSLQLLAVVNIGIGLVVVCSVTGRKTLTWGTAAAVAAVLVLLASDAGILKSWNTKYLAVFRYNQPEAFRSTRMIAEALDNTDVLYYAEGTEAVVSSIKVKGGDQAFLTNGRIEASSRLEGQQCQYTLGHLPMLLNANPKKVLVIGTGSGMTVGATSVHPSVEKVTLVEIEPKVLGIARTFAAYNHHVLDNPKLRIVFNDGRNYLLTTQEKFDVITADPIHPSFRGAGYLYTSEYFKLAADHLEPGGIIAQWLPIYELSPADLKSVVRTFNEHFRYTMLWLTHNDAELIGSNAPIIFNEAELAKRIAVPAVHEDLARVFMGSAPDLLSYFVIGNDQMRFFGESGELNTDDNLYLEFSAPLSIGKYSLMAVNVDLLNSYRESVQAYLLKPDSLVAEERQQQLWQAREAAGALYGKAQALFLANAYTTPTFSELMRALTERYPDYAPARFLHNEYTTDIAKIPVLLKKTTVTLADDQGRAVVKEVSAVLARISSQRASVIFVDNRQRLIYGQLFVDGKNVDQELRSFADQVLQGVDRLYRQERQQAVLQGRGLPSGAAFDQLLNDYITKRIDSRAEDRSANTVPPRAGYPG, encoded by the coding sequence ATGAGGAAACAGTTGAGCATCATTATCTACGCACTCTTTTTCTTCTCGGGGGCGGCCTCGCTGATCTACCAGATCGTCTGGGTCCGTTCGCTGACCCTGGTCTTCGGCGGTTCGCACCTGGCGGTCACCGCCGTGCTGACCATCTTCATGGGCGGCCTGGCCCTGGGCGGTTACCTGTTCGGCAAATACGCCGATCGGGTCCGCAAGCCGCTGGAGCTGTACGGCTTCCTGGAGCTGTGGATCGCCACCTTCGCCCTCGGCTTCTACTTCCTGATGGAGCACTACCCGGCGCTGTACGTGGCGCTGGCCCGCGGTCACGACAACGATCCCGCCTACCTGTTCGCCATCCGGCTCGCCTTCACCGTGGTGGCGATCATCATCCCGACCACCCTGATGGGGGGGACGCTGCCGATCCTGAGCACCGTCCTGGCGCGCCAGCCCCGGGAGATGCGCCAGCACCTGTCGTCGCTTTACGGCTTCAATACCCTGGGGGCGGTGGCCGGCGCCGCCGCCGCCGGATTTTTCCTGATCCGGCTCTATACCCTGAGCATGACCCTGTTCAGCGCGACGACCATCAATATCCTGATCGGCCTCTTCTGCATCCTCTATCCGGAAGAGTTCACGGACGAGGCGGACGAGCCCGCCGTCCCCGACGCCGAGGTGCCGCCGGCGGCCGTCGCCGGCGGGGTGCGGCCGCCGCTCCTCGCCTATCGGCTGGTCGTCTGGGGGATCGGCATCAGCGGTTTCTGCGCCCTCGGCTACGAAGTGCTCTGGACCCGGGTGCTGTCGATGGTCAGCGGCGCCAACGTCTACGCCTTCACCATCATCCTGGTGGCCTTCCTGACCGGGATCGCCCTCGGCAGCGAGTCCTACGCCCTGGTACCCCGGCTGCTGCGGCTCAAGCCGGAACCGGTCACCACCACCATCGTCGGTTTCGGCACCACCCAGGTGATCATCGGCGTCGCGGCGCTGGTGGTTACCGCCACCATGGCCGGCCTTCCCGGCCAGACCCTCTACCTGCAGCGGTTGTTCGGCAGTGGGCGGGAGTTCTTCAGCACCCAGGTGCTGAGCGGCTCGGTGCTCGCCTTCTTCTACCTTGTCGTGCCGGCCTTCTTCATGGGGCTGGCCTTTCCCCTCGCCGGCCGGGTCAATGCCGAGTACAAGCGGGTCATCGGCCGTGCCGTCGGCGAGGTGCTGGCCTACAATACGATCGGCGCCATTCTCGGCGCCGCCGGCAGCGGCTTCGGGATGATCTACCTGTTCGGCATCGAACGGTCGCTGCAGCTCCTGGCGGTGGTGAACATCGGCATCGGGCTGGTGGTGGTCTGCAGCGTCACCGGCAGAAAGACCCTTACCTGGGGCACCGCCGCGGCGGTGGCGGCGGTGCTGGTCCTCTTGGCCAGCGATGCCGGGATTCTCAAGTCCTGGAATACCAAGTACCTGGCGGTCTTCCGCTACAACCAGCCGGAGGCGTTCCGCTCCACCCGGATGATCGCCGAGGCGCTCGATAACACCGATGTCCTCTACTATGCGGAGGGGACGGAGGCGGTGGTCAGCTCGATCAAGGTGAAGGGGGGCGACCAGGCCTTTCTGACCAACGGCCGAATCGAGGCGTCGTCGCGGCTCGAAGGGCAGCAGTGTCAGTACACCCTCGGCCATCTGCCGATGCTGCTCAATGCCAACCCGAAGAAGGTGCTGGTGATCGGCACCGGCAGCGGCATGACCGTCGGCGCCACCTCGGTCCATCCGAGCGTCGAAAAGGTCACCCTGGTGGAGATCGAGCCGAAGGTGCTCGGCATCGCCCGGACCTTCGCCGCCTACAACCACCATGTCCTCGACAACCCGAAGCTGCGGATCGTCTTCAACGACGGCCGCAACTATCTCCTGACCACCCAGGAGAAATTCGACGTCATCACTGCCGATCCGATCCATCCGTCGTTCCGCGGCGCCGGCTACCTGTACACCAGCGAGTATTTCAAACTGGCCGCCGATCACCTGGAGCCAGGGGGGATCATCGCCCAGTGGTTGCCGATCTATGAGCTTTCCCCCGCCGACCTGAAGTCGGTGGTGCGGACCTTCAATGAGCATTTCCGCTACACGATGCTCTGGCTGACCCACAACGATGCCGAGCTGATCGGCAGTAACGCCCCGATCATCTTCAACGAGGCGGAACTGGCGAAGCGGATTGCCGTGCCGGCGGTCCACGAGGATCTGGCGCGGGTGTTCATGGGATCGGCCCCCGACCTGCTCAGCTACTTCGTCATCGGCAACGACCAGATGCGCTTTTTCGGCGAGTCGGGCGAGCTGAACACCGACGACAATCTCTATCTCGAATTCTCGGCGCCGCTCTCGATCGGCAAATATTCGCTGATGGCGGTCAACGTCGATCTGCTCAACTCTTACCGGGAAAGCGTCCAGGCCTATCTGTTGAAGCCCGATTCCCTGGTAGCCGAAGAGCGGCAGCAACAACTCTGGCAGGCGCGGGAGGCGGCCGGCGCGCTGTACGGCAAGGCGCAGGCGCTTTTTTTGGCCAACGCCTACACCACGCCGACCTTTAGCGAGCTGATGCGGGCGCTGACCGAACGGTATCCCGACTATGCGCCGGCGCGTTTCCTCCACAACGAATACACCACCGATATCGCCAAGATCCCCGTGTTGCTCAAGAAGACGACGGTCACCCTGGCCGACGACCAGGGGCGCGCCGTAGTCAAGGAGGTGTCGGCGGTGCTGGCCCGGATCAGTTCGCAGCGGGCTTCGGTGATCTTCGTTGACAACCGGCAACGGTTGATCTACGGTCAGCTGTTCGTCGATGGCAAGAACGTCGACCAGGAGCTGCGCTCTTTTGCCGACCAGGTGCTGCAGGGGGTCGACCGGCTCTATCGGCAGGAGCGGCAGCAGGCGGTTCTCCAGGGACGGGGCCTGCCGTCCGGGGCCGCTTTCGACCAGCTTCTCAACGATTATATTACGAAGCGGATCGATTCCCGGGCGGAGGACCGCTCGGCGAATACCGTGCCGCCACGCGCCGGATACCCCGGTTGA
- a CDS encoding uridine phosphorylase — protein MEQQPLSADDLPIVNGRVYHLDLAPGELAREVILVGDPDRVPFLAGELLASRDTDRCHRGFHTITGIARETARRVSLVTSGIGAPSTEIVLNELAALNEIDFATRTRKAQFEPLTVVRLGTSGGLNPATPVGTLVLTDYAIGLDNTGLFYDIPLPGPTCFVLEEQLRTLLKGAAAPGARFGGRIVPYCARSDRGLLAALAREATELGIPHARGITVSSAGFFAEQGRGVARTGSTIPALLDALATLDTGKIGLRLENMEMEAAFVLHFLGGLGYRAAAVCAVINQRQNGSFVADFHRQMLDGARLALRAFRTLAANHQPPGNATGA, from the coding sequence ATGGAACAGCAGCCACTCTCGGCCGACGACCTGCCGATCGTCAACGGCCGCGTCTACCATCTCGATCTGGCGCCGGGGGAGCTGGCCCGCGAGGTGATCCTGGTCGGCGACCCGGACCGGGTCCCTTTTCTGGCCGGCGAACTCCTGGCGAGCCGGGACACCGATCGCTGCCACCGCGGTTTCCATACCATCACCGGGATCGCCCGGGAAACAGCCCGGCGGGTTTCCCTGGTCACCTCGGGGATCGGCGCCCCCTCCACGGAGATCGTCCTCAACGAGCTGGCCGCCCTGAACGAGATCGATTTCGCGACCCGGACCCGCAAGGCGCAGTTCGAGCCGCTTACGGTGGTGCGGCTCGGCACGTCCGGCGGCCTTAATCCGGCCACGCCGGTCGGCACCCTGGTGTTGACCGATTACGCCATCGGCCTCGACAATACCGGGCTGTTCTACGATATTCCGCTCCCCGGTCCGACCTGCTTCGTCCTCGAAGAACAGCTCCGGACGCTGTTGAAGGGGGCGGCGGCGCCGGGGGCGCGGTTCGGCGGGCGGATCGTCCCCTACTGCGCCCGGTCCGACCGCGGGCTGTTGGCGGCCCTTGCCCGTGAGGCGACCGAATTGGGGATTCCGCATGCCCGGGGGATCACCGTCTCCAGCGCCGGCTTCTTCGCCGAGCAGGGGCGGGGAGTGGCGCGGACCGGCAGTACCATCCCGGCACTGCTCGACGCCCTGGCCACCCTCGACACCGGCAAGATCGGGCTGCGGCTGGAGAACATGGAGATGGAGGCGGCCTTCGTCCTTCATTTCCTCGGCGGGCTCGGCTACCGGGCCGCGGCGGTCTGCGCGGTGATCAACCAACGGCAGAACGGCTCCTTCGTTGCCGATTTCCACCGGCAGATGCTGGACGGGGCACGGCTGGCGCTCCGGGCTTTCCGCACCCTCGCCGCCAACCATCAGCCGCCGGGTAACGCCACCGGCGCCTAG
- a CDS encoding DNA gyrase inhibitor YacG, protein MPKTILCPHCRKETVWEGNLYRPFCSERCKLIDLAAWSDETYRIAGETLPGDDESSDCE, encoded by the coding sequence ATGCCGAAAACCATACTTTGTCCCCATTGCCGCAAAGAAACCGTCTGGGAGGGTAATCTTTACCGTCCCTTCTGCTCCGAGCGGTGCAAGCTGATCGATCTGGCGGCCTGGAGCGACGAAACCTACCGGATCGCCGGGGAGACGCTCCCCGGCGACGATGAATCGAGTGACTGCGAATGA
- the gltX gene encoding glutamate--tRNA ligase, which translates to MADVRLRFAPSPTGYLHVGGARTALFNWLLARKQGGTFVLRIEDTDVARSTQESVDAILQGMEWLGLDWDEGPFYQSERFGVYREYVEKLLAAGKAYKCYCTAEELEAKREQALREGRKPKYDGTCRHRPDAPDAPYVVRFKAPQEGVTAFDDLIKGRISFNNEELDDLIIQRSDGTPTYNFVVVIDDATMGITTVIRGDDHVNNTPRQILLYEALGYPVPRFAHVPMILGADKTRLSKRHGATSVMAYRDMGFLPEAMVNYLVRLGWSHGDEEIFSREELIEKFSIEAVGKSAGVFNPDKLLWLNHHYIKESTPERLAGLLVPFLAERGIDPATGPALAAVVKTLQERSRTLIEMADGAIFYYRGDFAYDEAAAAKQFTPAAAQLMERLAGRLEGLEPFGHDAIEATFKELCSEQGIKMGQIGPAVRVALCGGTVSPSIYEVIEVLGRDETVRRIRRAVAFIG; encoded by the coding sequence ATGGCTGATGTTCGTCTCCGCTTTGCCCCGAGCCCGACCGGCTACCTCCATGTCGGGGGGGCGCGCACGGCGCTGTTCAACTGGCTCTTGGCCCGCAAACAGGGGGGGACCTTCGTCCTCCGGATCGAGGATACCGACGTCGCCCGTTCCACCCAGGAGTCGGTGGATGCCATCCTCCAGGGGATGGAGTGGCTCGGTCTCGACTGGGACGAGGGGCCGTTTTATCAGTCGGAACGGTTCGGCGTCTACCGGGAGTACGTGGAGAAGCTCCTGGCGGCGGGGAAGGCCTACAAGTGCTACTGCACCGCCGAAGAGCTGGAGGCCAAGCGGGAGCAGGCGCTGCGGGAAGGGCGCAAGCCGAAGTACGATGGCACCTGCCGCCATCGCCCCGACGCCCCCGATGCGCCGTACGTGGTTCGTTTCAAGGCGCCGCAGGAAGGGGTGACCGCCTTCGACGACCTGATCAAGGGGCGGATCTCCTTCAATAATGAGGAACTGGACGACCTGATCATCCAGCGGAGCGACGGGACGCCGACCTATAACTTCGTGGTGGTGATCGACGACGCCACCATGGGGATCACCACGGTGATCCGCGGCGACGATCACGTCAACAACACCCCGCGGCAGATCCTTCTCTACGAGGCCCTCGGCTATCCCGTGCCGCGCTTCGCCCACGTGCCGATGATCCTCGGCGCCGACAAGACCCGGCTCTCCAAGCGGCACGGTGCCACCAGCGTCATGGCCTACCGGGACATGGGCTTTTTGCCGGAGGCGATGGTCAACTACCTGGTCCGGCTCGGCTGGAGCCATGGCGACGAGGAGATTTTCAGCCGCGAGGAGCTGATCGAGAAGTTCTCCATCGAGGCGGTGGGCAAATCGGCCGGCGTGTTCAACCCCGACAAGCTGCTCTGGCTCAACCATCATTACATCAAGGAGAGCACCCCGGAACGGCTGGCCGGACTGTTGGTGCCATTTTTGGCCGAGCGTGGGATCGACCCGGCGACGGGACCGGCGCTGGCGGCGGTGGTCAAGACCCTCCAGGAGCGGTCACGGACGCTGATCGAGATGGCCGACGGGGCGATTTTCTACTACCGCGGCGACTTCGCTTACGACGAAGCGGCGGCGGCCAAGCAGTTCACCCCGGCGGCGGCCCAGCTGATGGAGCGGCTCGCCGGCAGGCTGGAAGGGTTGGAGCCGTTCGGCCACGACGCCATCGAGGCAACCTTCAAGGAGCTGTGCAGCGAACAGGGGATCAAGATGGGACAGATCGGCCCGGCGGTGCGGGTCGCCCTCTGCGGCGGGACGGTTTCGCCGAGCATCTACGAGGTGATCGAGGTGCTCGGCCGCGACGAAACGGTGCGGCGCATCCGCCGGGCGGTTGCGTTTATCGGCTAG
- a CDS encoding response regulator, whose product MTGRKQLGDLLVEAEIITVKTLERALERQRGSGKRLGQVLEEMGVITEDELITALSKQFNFKTVNGFAAYSFPAELLALVPPDIAAQKLVFPLKQKDAMLALAISDPFDMDTQEYLEKKNNLKIIPVLATRQELAAAVEKHYLHGKKRDEERQKVLVVEDTAPVAAIIQVALQKEGYEVLLAGDGMEGLKVAMSEKPDLIICDSVMPRMDGFSLLRALQNSPSTAETPIILLTSKATGEDEQRALEAGFIDFIAKPVQPIRVVTRVKRAFELLKKLR is encoded by the coding sequence ATGACCGGAAGGAAGCAGCTGGGAGACTTGCTCGTCGAAGCGGAAATTATCACGGTGAAAACCCTGGAACGTGCCCTGGAGCGCCAGCGGGGCTCCGGCAAGCGCCTTGGTCAGGTGCTCGAGGAGATGGGGGTGATCACCGAAGACGAACTGATCACCGCCCTCTCCAAGCAGTTCAACTTCAAGACCGTCAACGGCTTTGCCGCTTACTCGTTCCCCGCCGAGCTGCTGGCCCTGGTACCGCCGGACATCGCCGCCCAGAAACTGGTTTTCCCGCTGAAGCAGAAAGATGCGATGCTGGCGCTGGCAATCAGTGATCCCTTCGACATGGATACCCAGGAATATCTCGAGAAGAAGAACAACCTCAAGATCATCCCGGTGCTCGCCACCCGCCAGGAACTGGCCGCAGCCGTGGAAAAGCATTACCTGCACGGCAAGAAGCGCGACGAGGAGCGGCAGAAGGTGCTGGTGGTCGAGGATACGGCGCCGGTTGCCGCCATCATCCAGGTTGCCCTGCAGAAGGAAGGGTACGAAGTACTGCTGGCAGGCGACGGCATGGAAGGGCTCAAGGTCGCGATGTCCGAAAAACCCGACCTGATCATCTGCGACTCGGTGATGCCGCGGATGGACGGTTTCAGCCTGCTGCGCGCCCTGCAGAACAGTCCGAGCACCGCGGAGACCCCCATAATCCTCCTCACCTCCAAGGCGACCGGCGAGGACGAACAGCGGGCTCTCGAAGCGGGGTTCATCGATTTCATCGCCAAACCGGTCCAGCCGATCCGGGTGGTCACCCGGGTGAAACGGGCCTTCGAACTGTTGAAAAAGCTCCGCTGA
- a CDS encoding ammonium transporter, which translates to MESLSAVAGLRSGVDVLFLMLGAVMVFAMHAGFAFLEVGTVRKKNQVNAFVKILTDWSVSTIAYFLVGFPLAYGISFFVPAKDLLGATQGYDLVHYFFLLCFAACIPAIISGGIAERAKFWPQVFAGAIFAAISYPLFESLIWGKNAALLQGFFKQVGGAEFHDYAGSVVVHSIGGWLALPAVLFLGARSGRYLNGKSHPLPISNIPFLALGSWILAVGWFGFNVMSAGHLENISGLVAVNSLLAMVGGVLSALVAGRNDPGFVHNGALAGLIAICAGSDLMHPLAAFVTGVIASLIFVYGFHFEQEKLRIDDVLGVWPLHGVIGSWGGIAAGIFGQPLFGGMGGVSFVSQLLGTLAAIAFALANGFLVYGVLSKTVGIRLNVDEEFAGADLSIHHIGAYPEDHVR; encoded by the coding sequence ATGGAGTCATTATCGGCAGTGGCAGGGCTGCGGAGCGGCGTCGACGTGCTGTTCCTCATGCTCGGCGCGGTCATGGTATTCGCCATGCACGCAGGGTTCGCGTTTCTGGAAGTGGGAACGGTCCGCAAGAAGAATCAGGTCAACGCATTCGTCAAAATCCTCACCGACTGGTCGGTTTCGACCATTGCCTATTTTTTGGTCGGCTTCCCCCTGGCCTACGGCATCTCGTTTTTCGTCCCGGCGAAGGACCTTCTCGGCGCCACCCAGGGCTACGACCTCGTCCACTACTTTTTCCTCCTCTGCTTCGCCGCCTGCATCCCGGCGATCATCTCCGGCGGCATCGCCGAGCGGGCCAAATTCTGGCCCCAGGTTTTCGCCGGCGCCATCTTCGCCGCCATCAGCTACCCGCTTTTCGAATCGCTGATCTGGGGTAAGAACGCCGCCCTGCTGCAAGGGTTCTTCAAACAGGTCGGTGGCGCCGAATTCCACGACTACGCCGGCTCGGTAGTGGTCCACTCCATCGGCGGCTGGCTGGCACTGCCGGCGGTCCTCTTCCTCGGCGCCCGCTCCGGCCGCTATCTGAACGGCAAATCCCACCCGCTACCGATCAGCAACATCCCGTTTCTCGCCCTCGGCTCCTGGATTCTGGCGGTCGGTTGGTTTGGCTTCAACGTCATGAGCGCCGGCCACCTGGAGAACATCTCCGGGCTGGTGGCAGTCAACTCGCTGCTCGCCATGGTTGGCGGCGTCCTGTCGGCGCTGGTCGCCGGCCGGAACGACCCGGGGTTCGTCCATAACGGCGCCCTGGCCGGCCTGATCGCCATCTGCGCCGGCAGCGACCTGATGCACCCGCTGGCCGCCTTCGTCACCGGCGTCATCGCCTCGCTGATCTTCGTCTACGGCTTCCACTTCGAGCAGGAGAAACTCCGGATCGACGACGTGCTCGGCGTCTGGCCGCTCCACGGCGTGATCGGCTCGTGGGGCGGGATCGCCGCCGGCATCTTCGGCCAGCCGCTGTTTGGCGGCATGGGTGGCGTCTCCTTCGTCTCCCAGCTGCTCGGTACCCTGGCGGCGATCGCCTTTGCCCTGGCCAACGGCTTCCTGGTTTACGGCGTTCTCTCCAAGACCGTCGGCATCAGGCTGAACGTCGACGAGGAGTTCGCCGGCGCCGACCTCTCCATTCACCATATCGGCGCCTATCCGGAAGATCACGTCCGCTGA
- a CDS encoding acetoin utilization protein AcuC produces the protein MPTRTALIYSHDFSRFSYGDEHPFKIQRFLLAFELMRQYGLTDLPGADIRDCPRATDEQLLTFHSPEYLARLKEFSSSAEPRADFRYGLGDLDNPVFSGLYEWACLGSGGTIEAARLVTEEGYDIAFNMAGGWHHAHRAKASGFSYLNDAVVAINTLLAKGKRVVYLDIDAHHGDGVQEAFYDTDRVLTISIHESGIYFFPGTGFEAETGVGRGAGYSVNVPLVAHADDALFMKAFDEVAFPLLAAFDPDVIVTQLGADTFRTDPLTRLEITTHSYTYILRKLKALKLPWVAVGGGGYNMVNVARAWTLAWGVMNGVELAPKLPADFVAIIGALGYPNRMLLDAMHWAQEDDRNRALDAVEKSIAAIRAAVFPVIIGPYGATDG, from the coding sequence TTGCCAACCAGAACCGCCCTTATATACTCTCACGACTTCAGTCGCTTCAGTTACGGCGACGAACATCCGTTCAAGATCCAGCGCTTTCTGCTGGCCTTCGAACTGATGCGCCAGTATGGCCTGACCGACCTGCCCGGTGCCGATATCCGCGATTGTCCCCGGGCGACGGATGAACAGCTGCTGACCTTCCATTCGCCGGAGTACCTGGCCCGGCTGAAGGAGTTCAGCTCCTCCGCCGAACCCCGCGCCGATTTTCGCTATGGCCTCGGCGACCTCGACAACCCGGTGTTCAGCGGCCTTTACGAATGGGCCTGCCTCGGCAGCGGCGGGACGATCGAGGCGGCCCGGCTGGTAACGGAGGAGGGGTACGACATCGCCTTCAATATGGCCGGCGGCTGGCACCATGCCCACCGGGCCAAGGCGTCGGGGTTCTCCTACCTCAACGATGCGGTTGTCGCCATCAATACCCTGCTGGCGAAGGGGAAACGGGTGGTTTACCTGGATATCGACGCCCATCACGGCGACGGGGTGCAGGAAGCGTTTTACGATACCGACCGGGTGCTGACCATCTCGATCCACGAGAGCGGCATCTACTTTTTCCCGGGGACCGGCTTCGAGGCGGAAACCGGCGTCGGCAGGGGGGCCGGCTATTCGGTCAACGTTCCGCTTGTCGCCCACGCCGACGATGCGCTGTTCATGAAGGCGTTCGATGAAGTGGCGTTCCCGCTGCTGGCCGCCTTCGATCCCGATGTCATCGTCACCCAGCTCGGCGCCGATACCTTTCGGACCGATCCGTTGACTCGACTGGAGATAACCACCCACAGCTACACCTATATCCTGCGCAAGCTCAAGGCGTTGAAGCTCCCCTGGGTGGCCGTCGGCGGCGGCGGTTACAACATGGTGAACGTCGCCAGGGCCTGGACGCTGGCATGGGGGGTGATGAACGGCGTCGAACTGGCGCCGAAACTGCCGGCCGATTTCGTAGCAATCATCGGGGCGCTGGGCTATCCTAACCGGATGCTGCTCGATGCCATGCACTGGGCTCAGGAAGACGACCGGAACCGGGCGCTCGACGCGGTGGAAAAGAGCATCGCCGCCATCCGTGCCGCGGTCTTCCCGGTGATTATCGGACCCTATGGCGCGACTGACGGGTAA
- a CDS encoding ABC transporter ATP-binding protein, with the protein MHGLTGSVFEQDECECRVSLNDTRGVSISIKGLNKYFGDKHVLKDVNLEIEAGETFSIIGPSGTGKSVLLKHIVKLATPDSGEILINGHPLFTGNGRDELRDYRYSMVFQSSALFNSLTVGENVGLWLREKRICKEPKIREIISEKLRLVGLEGAESLRTSELSGGMKKRVAIARSLAMNPDLILYDEPTAELDPITTDELANTILRLKETTKNTTVIVTHDLNFALYISDRIAMMHDGRIVGVGTPAEIKASDDPIIRSFIYTTTKGINK; encoded by the coding sequence ATGCACGGTTTGACCGGTTCGGTTTTTGAACAGGACGAATGCGAATGCCGGGTGTCGTTGAATGACACCCGCGGCGTGTCGATCAGCATCAAGGGCTTGAACAAATATTTCGGCGACAAGCACGTTCTCAAGGATGTGAACCTGGAGATCGAGGCTGGTGAGACCTTCTCGATCATCGGTCCGTCGGGGACGGGGAAGAGCGTCCTGTTGAAGCATATCGTCAAGCTGGCGACCCCCGACAGCGGCGAAATCCTGATCAACGGCCACCCGCTGTTTACCGGCAACGGTCGCGATGAGCTGCGCGACTACCGCTACAGCATGGTCTTCCAGTCGTCCGCCCTGTTCAATTCGCTGACCGTCGGCGAAAACGTCGGGCTCTGGCTGCGGGAGAAGCGCATCTGCAAGGAACCGAAGATCCGGGAGATCATCAGCGAAAAGCTCCGGCTGGTCGGCCTGGAAGGGGCGGAATCGTTGCGGACCTCCGAACTGTCCGGCGGGATGAAGAAACGGGTGGCGATCGCCCGGTCGCTGGCGATGAATCCGGACCTGATCCTTTACGACGAGCCGACCGCCGAACTCGACCCGATCACTACCGACGAGCTGGCGAACACGATCCTCCGCCTGAAGGAGACGACGAAAAACACCACGGTGATCGTTACCCACGACCTGAACTTTGCGCTTTACATCTCCGATCGGATCGCCATGATGCACGACGGCCGGATCGTCGGGGTCGGCACCCCGGCGGAGATCAAGGCGAGCGACGACCCGATCATCAGGAGCTTCATCTACACCACGACCAAGGGGATCAACAAGTGA
- a CDS encoding DmsE family decaheme c-type cytochrome: protein MKKIGWAAVLAGGALAVAACAGLKQDKPLLPIESYERMIVGRFDADYVGTDNCVKKCHKHQKITDDFRHSVHGEQIRPETGLPLVNCESCHGPGSLAIEKIGDDVAANDRQGVKCDTSKFLDIMNLPAPAQSLICLKCHSAASTPSLALWNASLHALNDVSCFDCHKLHQGPQQKVSREEMAEMCYACHPEVKAENGLFSHHPIREKKMACTDCHEPHGSTQEHLLKGNTVKETCTRCHMEKQGPFAFEHGDVTENCSNCHAPHGSVNNQLLTASMPFLCLQCHSGHTAGSTPESTTLFNNRCTDCHSQIHGTDIPSANGQGALLQ from the coding sequence ATGAAAAAGATCGGCTGGGCCGCCGTGCTGGCCGGGGGGGCGCTGGCGGTCGCCGCTTGTGCCGGGCTGAAACAGGACAAGCCGCTGCTTCCCATCGAATCGTACGAGCGGATGATCGTCGGCCGGTTCGACGCCGACTATGTCGGCACCGACAACTGCGTCAAGAAATGCCACAAGCACCAGAAGATCACCGACGACTTCCGCCATAGCGTCCATGGCGAGCAGATCCGCCCGGAAACCGGCCTGCCGCTGGTCAATTGCGAGTCGTGCCACGGGCCGGGAAGTCTTGCCATCGAGAAGATCGGCGATGACGTGGCGGCCAATGACCGGCAAGGGGTGAAATGCGACACGAGTAAGTTCCTCGACATCATGAACCTGCCGGCGCCGGCCCAGTCCCTGATCTGTCTCAAATGTCATTCCGCCGCCTCGACTCCCAGCCTGGCTCTCTGGAATGCCAGCCTGCACGCCCTGAACGATGTCAGCTGCTTCGACTGCCACAAGCTGCATCAGGGCCCCCAGCAGAAGGTGAGCCGCGAAGAGATGGCCGAGATGTGCTACGCCTGTCATCCGGAGGTCAAGGCGGAGAACGGGCTCTTCTCCCATCACCCGATCCGGGAGAAGAAGATGGCCTGCACCGACTGCCACGAACCCCACGGCTCCACCCAGGAGCATCTGCTGAAGGGGAACACGGTCAAGGAAACCTGTACCCGCTGCCACATGGAGAAGCAGGGGCCCTTCGCCTTCGAGCACGGTGACGTTACCGAAAACTGCTCGAACTGCCATGCCCCCCATGGCTCGGTGAACAATCAACTGCTTACCGCCTCGATGCCGTTCCTTTGCCTGCAATGCCATTCCGGCCACACTGCCGGCTCGACACCGGAGAGCACGACGCTCTTCAACAATCGCTGCACCGACTGTCACAGCCAGATTCACGGGACCGACATCCCTTCGGCCAATGGCCAGGGGGCGTTGCTGCAATGA